In a genomic window of Paraburkholderia acidiphila:
- a CDS encoding alpha/beta fold hydrolase, whose product MQRKTVEVDGVAASFLCAGDRGPIVLMLHGTYWSRVWQPVIDDLAAAGLRPIAVDFPGFGRSAGELSVANASIPALADWLFRFTQALGISGPVGVAGHDIGGGVAQQVLVDGKLEVSRLALMNAVMFDSWPVPGVARFRDPAIAAATTPADVFAARRKSVITALGRPASEAEIADYLDPWTEPRVTRSWLALAGAAYSHYTMDLVPALRASTVPKLLIWGEDDTFQLIEHAERFVTEIPHTSLVRIPAAGHIPTENDPKTIARALIDFFAQS is encoded by the coding sequence ATGCAACGAAAGACTGTAGAAGTGGACGGCGTCGCCGCCAGTTTTCTGTGCGCGGGCGACCGTGGCCCGATCGTGCTTATGCTCCATGGCACCTATTGGAGCCGGGTTTGGCAACCGGTTATCGACGATCTGGCTGCGGCGGGCCTGCGCCCGATTGCCGTCGATTTTCCGGGCTTCGGCCGCTCCGCCGGCGAATTGTCGGTTGCGAACGCCTCCATTCCCGCGCTCGCGGATTGGCTGTTTCGCTTCACACAGGCGCTTGGCATAAGCGGACCGGTCGGCGTAGCCGGCCACGACATTGGCGGCGGAGTCGCACAACAGGTGCTCGTCGATGGCAAACTCGAGGTCAGCCGCCTCGCGCTCATGAACGCCGTGATGTTCGACTCCTGGCCGGTCCCCGGGGTCGCACGCTTTCGCGACCCCGCAATTGCCGCGGCCACGACGCCCGCCGATGTGTTCGCTGCGCGACGCAAGTCGGTGATCACCGCGCTAGGACGCCCCGCCTCCGAGGCAGAAATTGCCGACTATCTCGATCCGTGGACCGAGCCCCGCGTGACGCGCTCGTGGCTTGCCCTGGCGGGCGCGGCATACAGCCACTACACGATGGATCTCGTTCCGGCCTTGCGCGCGTCCACCGTGCCGAAGCTGCTGATTTGGGGGGAAGACGATACGTTCCAGTTGATCGAGCACGCCGAGCGTTTCGTGACCGAGATACCGCACACCTCGCTCGTGCGTATCCCTGCGGCCGGCCATATTCCGACCGAGAACGATCCGAAAACGATCGCTCGCGCGCTAATCGACTTCTTTGCGCAAAGCTGA
- a CDS encoding 2,4'-dihydroxyacetophenone dioxygenase family protein: protein MSEATTRKPDELAIPYQHPQPADMSADLVHAGVLDQWLQDDNLWVPTTKTVSFKPLLLNVSHGYYVNLLRVRQSGVLSRHRHTGPVHAMVLRGRWHYLEHDWVAEQGSYAYEPAGETHTLFVPEGVDEMITWFHVTGGYTYVDPEGNATGYEDVFTKIEAARRHYEAIGLGTDYVKRFIR from the coding sequence ATGAGCGAAGCAACAACACGCAAGCCGGACGAACTGGCAATCCCCTATCAACACCCGCAGCCCGCCGATATGTCGGCAGACCTCGTTCACGCTGGCGTGCTCGACCAGTGGCTGCAAGACGACAACCTTTGGGTGCCCACGACAAAGACCGTATCGTTCAAGCCCTTGCTCCTCAATGTGAGTCATGGCTACTACGTCAATCTGCTGCGCGTGCGTCAGTCCGGCGTGCTCTCGCGTCATCGTCACACCGGTCCGGTGCATGCCATGGTCTTGCGCGGTCGCTGGCATTACCTCGAACACGACTGGGTCGCCGAACAAGGCTCGTATGCCTACGAACCGGCAGGTGAAACGCATACGCTGTTCGTGCCCGAAGGCGTCGACGAGATGATCACCTGGTTTCACGTGACAGGTGGCTACACCTACGTCGATCCTGAAGGCAACGCAACAGGCTACGAGGATGTATTCACCAAGATCGAAGCGGCCCGCAGGCACTACGAGGCAATCGGACTTGGTACGGACTATGTAAAGCGCTTTATCCGTTGA
- a CDS encoding NAD(P)H-dependent oxidoreductase — MKTLVIVAHPDIEHSRGNKALRDAIAQEPDITVRELYELYPDFRIDATREQQLIREHGHLVLQFPMYWYNCPPLLKKWLDDVVNDTLFGSAPERSLVLDGRTLQLAVTIGRVRERYFPPTREHIWAEGITRPYLKPALLERHGEHIVDTLLAPFEQTAHLAGMEYGRPFVTYNIGPLTRTGSISHEELTERGEAYRQLLRGLGPVRSVAPVDAV; from the coding sequence ATGAAGACGTTAGTGATCGTCGCACACCCCGACATCGAACATTCGCGCGGCAACAAGGCCCTTCGCGATGCAATCGCCCAGGAACCGGATATCACCGTGCGTGAGTTGTACGAGCTGTACCCCGACTTCCGCATTGACGCTACACGGGAACAGCAACTGATTCGCGAGCATGGGCATCTCGTTCTGCAATTTCCGATGTACTGGTACAACTGCCCGCCATTGCTCAAGAAGTGGCTCGACGACGTTGTCAACGACACGCTGTTCGGCAGCGCGCCGGAAAGATCCCTGGTACTGGACGGCCGCACGCTCCAGTTGGCCGTCACGATCGGGCGTGTTCGCGAACGCTATTTCCCCCCCACTCGCGAACACATCTGGGCCGAAGGCATCACGCGGCCGTATCTCAAGCCGGCGCTGCTGGAGCGCCATGGTGAACACATCGTCGATACGCTGCTTGCGCCGTTCGAACAGACTGCGCACCTCGCCGGCATGGAATATGGACGCCCGTTCGTCACCTACAACATCGGCCCGCTGACACGGACCGGCTCCATCAGCCACGAAGAGCTGACCGAGCGCGGCGAAGCATACCGACAGCTGCTGCGCGGTCTTGGGCCCGTGAGGTCTGTCGCGCCGGTAGATGCGGTCTGA
- a CDS encoding glutathione S-transferase family protein, which translates to MLKFYFHPSPNPMKAALLLEELELPFDLIAVDTFKGQQHLPAFRSVNPNGKVPAITDEGVTVFDSHAILLHLATRHGKFVPAEPAAHAEMLSWLMFVATGLSPFSGQAVHFQHHTPEPLPYARNRYLKEVERHYRVLDERLATTRYLAGDAYSIADMALWGWASFAGYILGENGLSDYVNVKRVVDEIGKRPAAARALALKERLTLKTDFDEETRRALFPQND; encoded by the coding sequence ATGCTCAAGTTTTACTTCCACCCTTCGCCCAATCCCATGAAGGCCGCACTTCTGCTCGAAGAGCTGGAATTGCCGTTCGATCTGATCGCAGTCGACACGTTCAAGGGCCAACAGCATCTGCCGGCATTCCGGAGCGTCAACCCGAACGGCAAGGTACCGGCCATTACCGACGAAGGCGTGACCGTCTTCGATTCGCATGCCATCCTGCTGCACCTCGCCACCAGGCACGGCAAGTTCGTGCCTGCTGAACCTGCCGCGCATGCTGAAATGCTCTCGTGGCTAATGTTCGTGGCAACGGGTCTCTCGCCGTTCTCCGGTCAGGCCGTGCATTTCCAGCACCACACCCCGGAGCCCTTGCCCTATGCGCGCAACCGCTACCTGAAGGAAGTCGAGCGTCACTATCGCGTGCTGGACGAGCGGCTCGCCACAACAAGGTATCTGGCAGGCGACGCGTATTCGATTGCCGATATGGCGCTGTGGGGCTGGGCCAGCTTCGCCGGCTACATCCTCGGTGAAAACGGTCTGAGTGACTATGTGAACGTCAAACGCGTCGTGGACGAGATCGGCAAACGCCCCGCTGCCGCACGTGCGCTCGCACTGAAGGAACGGCTCACGCTGAAGACGGACTTCGACGAAGAAACGCGTCGCGCGCTCTTCCCTCAAAACGATTAA
- a CDS encoding LysR family transcriptional regulator — protein sequence MDRIDALRTLIEVAEMGSFSAVARQRAIAPSSVTVAVRQLEEELGTTLITRSTRRLVFTHEGLLLLESARRIVADWDAAVSGSREDGPLSGPIRVTATNDFGRAQLRPLLDRFQALHPGVHISLLLSDSTVDLIDEHIDLALRNGPLVDSGLHARLLVRGERLVCASPHYWRAHGKAKVPDDLTGHNCLILARPGAPLAIWPFRVAGKPHNVKVSGDRQASDGGVLREWALEGVGVIIKNRWDIRTELASRTLETALEEYVAEHVDLYAVYPAELPARRVTALIQFLADELATG from the coding sequence ATGGACAGGATTGACGCGCTGCGCACGCTGATCGAAGTGGCCGAAATGGGCAGCTTTTCCGCCGTGGCAAGACAGCGCGCGATCGCGCCTTCGTCGGTGACGGTAGCAGTCAGACAACTTGAAGAGGAACTGGGTACGACGCTGATCACGCGCTCGACACGACGCCTTGTTTTCACACACGAAGGCTTGCTGTTGCTGGAAAGCGCTCGTCGTATCGTTGCCGATTGGGACGCAGCAGTTTCGGGGTCGAGAGAGGATGGCCCGTTGAGCGGCCCGATACGGGTGACGGCAACGAACGATTTCGGGCGCGCTCAGTTGCGACCGCTGCTCGACCGGTTTCAGGCCCTTCATCCCGGTGTTCATATCAGCCTGCTGCTCAGCGACAGCACCGTCGATCTGATTGATGAGCATATCGATCTGGCTCTGCGCAATGGCCCGCTCGTGGATTCCGGCTTGCACGCGCGGCTCCTCGTGCGCGGCGAGCGGCTCGTGTGCGCCTCGCCGCACTACTGGCGTGCGCATGGCAAGGCCAAAGTGCCCGACGACCTGACGGGCCACAACTGCCTGATTCTTGCGCGGCCGGGCGCGCCGCTCGCGATCTGGCCGTTTCGCGTGGCAGGCAAGCCACACAACGTCAAGGTTTCAGGCGATCGCCAGGCGAGCGACGGTGGCGTGCTCCGCGAGTGGGCGTTAGAGGGCGTGGGCGTCATCATCAAGAACCGTTGGGATATTCGGACGGAACTCGCGTCCAGGACGCTGGAGACGGCGCTGGAGGAGTACGTCGCGGAGCACGTCGATTTGTATGCCGTTTATCCGGCCGAGTTGCCGGCGCGGCGCGTGACAGCGCTCATCCAGTTCCTCGCGGACGAACTCGCCACGGGATAA